A segment of the Delphinus delphis chromosome 20, mDelDel1.2, whole genome shotgun sequence genome:
gcacaaaagtttttaattttgatgaagtccaatttatcttttttgtctttttttgcttgtgcttttggtgtcatatctaagaatccattacCTAATTTACGGTTATTAAAAtttatacctatgttttcttctaagagtttatagttttagctcttacatttagatatATCTCTGATCcatttaattttgtcaattttttattgtggataaatacacataaaatttaccatcttaactatttgtAAGTGTACAGATcaatggtattaaatacattcatcaCTTGTGtggccatcaccaccacccatccccACAACTGTTTTCAGCTTGTAAAACTGCCCCTTTCTCCAGCTCCTTGCAACCACCATTCCTAGGTACGAATTTCCTAGAACAGTATCTTCTCAACATTAGGCATCCACATCCCACCTCCTTGGTTTATACAGAGCGGCCCCTTTCCATCCTCCTAAGACGCCACTGCCTGTCCCAAGATTCTATTTATTTCCATCCCCTTTGAAACTTTCAACCGCAACTGTGACTGAACAATTGGTATCACTTGCCGTGAATGGAAGTTTGCTGTAAAAGTAAATGCAACGAAAATTACTATTTGCACATTTTCAGTGGATAGCATTGCCCACCCAAAGTGCAGAGTTTGGGGTCCTGGGGAGAGGCTAAGTGTTAAAGCTACTTTCTCATTGGGGTGACCAAGAGGGATCAACAGACTCAAAAAGGGAACACTGGTCTCTCGGGTTGGATAGAGTAAGATGCCAGCCCcaccccattccccacccctgccagcccACAGTGGACATGTAGCATGACATGAGGGAAATAAACAGCCACCAAAATCTGACACACAACTGTGTGACCATAGCATAATCTAGTTCATCCTGATGGATACAATTAAGAGTCCACTGGCAGGATGCTAGGCCTTAGCCGGGTGTTCCCCAACCTCATTCGATGACATACCACCGTCAATTTGTTTTGCTGTAGTTGTGTGCCATGCATTTTCCTTTAAAtcagcttaaaaacaaaacaaaacaaaacagatcaatttgtttttaaagaggacTTCCTACCACTACCATGAGTGAGAAACTGGTATCTCTTGTCAGTAGaggaaaaagggggagaggggaagtaAAATAAGTACCAGGAGAGCAAAACAATATTAAATTCTAGCAACAACTCTTGCCTGAGCCTGAGGCCTACTGTGTCTTTGTAACTAGAGAGGAATAAACATGCCGTCCACGCTTCCTCCTTGATCAAGTAGGATTGCACGAGAATGGAAAAGTGCCAGTTGATGATGTGCTGAGGACCAACTGAAATTGAGTGGTTCCCTGGTGGTCCTTGCCCCTCCCAGACTTTGGGAAAACAGATTTAACCATCTCATCGTGGGGTGGTTTTCACCATTAGGAGCCCTCCCGTCCTAGAATGTGAGCACTTGGCAGGTAGTGACTGTGCATGCCCAGCCTCTGCCCAGGTGTGTGGCACTGAGCTGAGAAAAGCAACCAACACTTAGAAACTCAAAACTTTAATCAGAGAACCAACACGCAAACATGAGGTCGGGCGTTTCTACACTGGCCTGCAGAACACAGGTCACTAGTTACATAGAtgcccccccgcctccccccacacacaatgGCTGCCAACTTTCTACAAGACCTCTGACCTCTATCTGTGGTGTCAAAACTCTTGGTTGAACACACTTATCAAGTTGAGTTtccgcccctgccctgccctgccccttagGTATCTATCAGGCCTGTTGCCCAGATACAACAGGTGGGGAGTTGGACGTTTCCGCCATTTGAAAACCAGTACACTCCCCACTGTGGTGTGAACGGTCAGCCAACAAGGTCCCAGTTTCAACGACAAAACCAACCAGCACAACTCAAGGTGCAAGGTTTGAAAATCCTAAGGGCCCAGAGCACATACTCCTGAACTTTTTTTAGCaccaaaaatatgaaagaatattaaaagtgtCAAGAGTCCAATGTCTTTGTAAGATTGTGCTTCAGCAAAGAGGTGACTGGGTCACTTAGCTGGTGGGACACAAAAGCTCAGGGCCGAGGAGGTGCCATCAAGAGAGCTGGCAGTGTGGTTCCCTGCGGTGAGACTCAGCCGTAGAACAAGCCTGGCCAAGGTGAGCAGTGAACTCTGGGGCTCCAACAGGAAGGACTGTGTCCTCACTGGGCTCGCCAACAATCCTCAGGGGAATTGCTGTCATATAAGAGAATGTGGTATTTTAAGATGTCACTTGGCAATGGAAACGAGGCTATCCATTTCCCTTTGATTCTAGAAGCTTCAAGGCAAGGGCAGGGATTACCGTATTGGTGTTCCCCACCCTGGAGCCTAGGGAAGCGCCTGGTGAGTGGCCACCTTGGACAACTGGTAAAGGAGGAACATTCCAGCAGTCTTTTCTGTGCATCACAGTTTTTGCTACCAAGCACATCTTCTGTATAAATGGTGTGAACTGTGTGGAGACAGCAACATCCAAAGCAGCTTTCCTAACTGAATCCAGCTGTTTACGGTATTCACTCTCACGATAAACTGGGTCTCATCATTTAACCAACAACTTTAAGTAGGAGGAGATTATGGGAAGGGGTGGCATGTGGATATGGGAGGGGGTCCTTTTGAGTGAGAGGTTTGGGAGGTTAGGAGTGGAAAGTTCCTGCCATGCAATGTTAGTTTACGTGTTCTTCTTGGCTTTTTGTGGGTTAAGAAAGTactaggacagggcttccctggtggtgcagtggctaagaatccacctgccaatgcaggggatgcaggttcgagccctggtccaggaagatcccacatgccgcggagcaactaagcccgtgcaccacaactactgagcctgcgctctagagcccgtgagccacaactactgagcctgtgtgccacaactactgaagcctgcgtgcctaaagcccatgctccacaacaagagaagtcaccgcagtgagaagcctgtgcatcacaacaaggagtagcctccactcgccgcaaccagagaagagcccgtgtgcagcaacgaagacacaatgcagcccaaaaaataaataaataaaataatttaaaaagaaagaaagtactaggacagagctgagagatggagggaagaaaaatgctaggcttttttttttttttttttttttttttttaagagcaaagTGCTGGGGTTTTGGATCCAACAAAGCCAAGGATATTTTggtggaaaactttaaaaataaaaggcatgcaCATTATTAGTAATAACGTTAACTGCAGTGAAATAAAGATAGAGGGTTGcttaattttctcttccttttaatgTAAAAGTGTATATTTGTTATATCTGATGCGTGTTTGTAGCTCACACTTGGTGagtactatgtgctgggcacttagTTCTAAAGTGCTTCACATCTctttatcctcacaacagccctatgaagtaggtagCTATTATTTTGcccaccttacagatgaggacactgaagccCTGAAAGGTTCCATGACTTTCCCTAGGTCACTTAGGTGGCAgatggaagagctgggatttaacTCAGCAGACTGGCTCCAGTCTAACTCTGACTTCAAAAGCTCCACAGCTTCTCaatgtttgtgttttcattgttttaatgaaACTCATGTGTGCAAATTTTCTAATCAATCTTTAttaataaagagatttattactCTTGGGGGGGAGGGGCTTACACTGGGATGGTTTCAACTTTAGGCCTCGGATGAACACATTCTCAGATGTCTGGGATCCTGCTGCCACCCAGTAGCCATGGGCAGAATTGCTACCTGCTACTTTGGAGTGTGAACTCACTGATGTCGGCTAAGACCTAAGCAGCAGCACAAGGCTTTCTGACAATGTGGACACTGATGTGGTTTCTCCTtggtgtgaattctctgatgctgACTGAGATGGGCTCTAAGGCCAAAGGCTTTCCCACACACATCACAAGCATAAGGCTTCTCCCCAGTGTGAGTTCTCTGATGCTGCATCAGATTTGCTTTCTGggtgaaggctttcccacattcggCACACACAAAAGGCTTCTCTCCACTGTGAACTCTCTGATGCTTAGAAAGGCAGGAGCTCTGGTTGAAGGCTTTCCCGCATTCCTGACAAACGTAAGGCTTTTCTCCAGTATGAATCCTCCGGTGTCGGATGAGTGCAGCACCCAGGCTGAAGGTTTTCCCACAGTCGCCACATTCGTAGGGTTTCTCACCTGTGTGAACTCTCTGATGCTTAGAAAAGCACGAGCTCTGGCTGAAGGCTTTCCCGCATTCCTGACAAACGTAAggcttttctccagtgtgaatcCTCCGGTGTCGGATGAGTTGAGCACCCAGGTTGAAAGTTTTCCCACAGTCACCACATTCATAGGGCTTCTCAcctgtgtgaattctctgatgcttGGAAAGGCACGAGCTCTGCTGTGATGTTTTCCCGCATTCATTTTGCTCAAAGGGCTTCTTTCCTGCCTGAGTTCCCTGATGCTGAACAAGGTGGTTACTGTAGGCAAAGACTTCGTCACACTTGTTAGGTTTAAAGGGCTCCTCTGCAGTTTGGATTAACTGATGTTCTGAGAGACATGCACTTTGGCTGAAGGTCTTTCCACTTTTGTTACATTGAAAGGGGTGCTCACTCTTATGGGTGGACTGATGTTTGGCAAGGGAGGCACTATGAACGAAGGCCTTCCCGCAGTCCCTACATTCATACGGCCTCACTCCAGAGTGGATCCTCTGGTGGCGGATGAGCTGTGAACTTTGGctaaaggccttcccacactGGTTACACTCAAAGGGCTTCACCCTGGCATGAATCCGCTCATGCTGAGTCAGGTATTTGCTGCAGCTAAAGGTTTTCTCACATTTGTTACACTTAAAGCGCTTCTCACTGACCCTTGGAGGCTCTCTGTGCTCTGGGTTCTCATTCAAGATCTTCCTGCTCTCGTCGAGTCCTTGTTTTTCTCTGGTGTGAATGCTCTGGTGGCAAGTTAGGGTAGAGTGGCAAATGAAGCGCTCACCACACTCCTGACATTCGTAGGGGGTTTCTACCGCGTGGATTTTCTGGTGCTGAACAAGGTGTTCATTGTGGCTGAAGGTCTCCTTGCATTCTGCACAGCTGTAGGGCTTTTCTATGGCGTGAATGGATAGGTGTCGATTTAGGTGGGAGGGCCGGGTGAAACTCTTGATGCATTGGTGGCACTTGTGGGGCCTGTAGCCCGTGTGAACCCTCTGGTGTTCATTAAGGTGAGTGTTCCGGTAAAAGGCTTTCCCACATGTGTTGCATTCGTAAGGCTTCTCGCCCCTGTGAACCCTCTGGTGGGTCTTTAAGGTCAGGATATGACTGAAGCGTTTCCCACACTCGTCGCACTTATAaggtttttctccagtgtgaacaGACTGGTGTTTGACAAGCAAGGAGCTTCGCCTGAAGGCCTTCCCGCACTCCTGACACACAGCGGTCTTTTCTGCAGCATGAATTTTCTGATGTTGGAGGAGGTATTTGTTAAAGTTGAAGATTGCCTTGCATCTGGCACATTCGTAGAGTTTCCGAGTGTGAGTTTTCTGATACCGGGTGAGATGAAAGGTTTGGCTGAAACTCTCACCATATTCATTACATTTGTCGGATTTGCCACCTGGGGGTGGTTTGTGACACTCAACAGGCTGTGAGTCTTGACCTGCTGGACCATCACTGTCTTGACTCTTACATGGTTCTTCTTCACTGTGAATGTTCTGATGCCACAGGAGGTATGTATTCTGACTAGAAGTCTTCCCACACTTGTTACCCACATAGGATTTGGAGCCTGTGTGAGACACTGGCTGCACAAAAAGGCAAGAACTCTGGTTGacatctttctcattctcttgaggCACAGTGGGGTCCTCCCTAGTGTGAAGAATCCAGtgctggatcagatggtagcTCTGGCTGAAGCTCTTCTCACACTGACCACATTTATAAGGTTTCTCCCCTCCCTGGATGTTATCCTGCTGGCTCTGGTCTGAGTAGCACCCAAAGTCCTTCCCACTTTCCTGAGACTTAGCGGGTGTCAGGCTCCTTTCAGGAAGATCAGGAGTCACAGAACCTGCTCCTGGGAAAGGGAGGGACTTGGGACCAAGGCCTCTCTTGAGTTTGTGGCTCTCGAGTTCGTGGCTCTTGCATTCTGTGGGACTTTCCTTGCTGGTAACAATATCGGACTTCAGAAGACTTTCCGGATCTCCAAGCAAACTATCTAACCAGCTCTGATCTATGTAGGCTTCTTCCAGATGGGAGTTCCAGAGGCCATCCTTGGAAAACATCTCAGTAATCTCCTGGAAGATTCCTTCATCCAAGAAGTCCTGTGGCAGAGGAGAGGTCTTGGCCTCAGCAGTGTCTGAAAGAGAGGGCAAGAGCAAATGTCTCCTGTGCCCTGGGGGTTAAAGACGGGAGCTGAACGCTGAGAGCAGACAAAAGGGAGAACAGGTGATGGGTCCTGAGTCAGGCCTATCTGGCAAGGAGATGAAGGAGACGGGGCCAGAGTGGTGATCCAGCTGGAACTGGCATCACAGGAAACAGAGCCCATTTCCAGGAGGATTAAGAGGGAAGCTGGGCAACCTCGAGGGTTCCACAGAGAAGTGGAGGCTCTCAGTGGATACTCTCCACCATCACCCCCATCAGCTAAGGCCCACTTCCTAGAGAAGTGCACTCAATGGAAAAGAGGTATAAATGATAACAATGCAATATGATTGTTACCACGTGGTTATCATTGTAACCACATCCAAAGGTGGTTTGCACATGGTTACACATGCTTGGAACCAGCCTGGATGTTAAGGTGGCAGAAACAGAAATCCACGATTGCAGGAGCCTGGGCCTATGTGAAAACACCTGTGTGCTCAACGGGAGGCTACAGAAGGTCCATGTTCACAAGCTCACGAGAGGTGAGCAGAGAATAGAGCTCCAGGCTGACGGCTGGGGTGCAGGCTGAGACTGAGCCATGCAGCCTCCACTCCGTGGCCTCTGGTTCAGGGGTCCTTCTCCTCATGTTAACAGCCTAACAATGAGAAAAGCCTCCAGTGCCCCAGGCAGGGCCCTGCCTCTGCTTTTTCCTCCTGGGGATGTCTCAACCAGTGTTAACACCTGGGAATCCTCACTGCTTGACTGGATCCCCTGGAGAAACCGTGGCCTGGAAGAGGGCAGACCGAAGGCTCTTGGCAGCATTTAGGCCCAGGCTTGAGTTACTAACAGATGGGCCATCTGCTAGGCCCTGTGGaccaggaaggaaggatgggCCTGAATGAAAGGGCGGTGAAACAGGTAGACAGGGGGTCCACAGTGCTCAAGGGGCACAAGGCAAGAAGGTGGAGAGACCAACTCAGGGAATGGAAGGCCAACCCCTGCTGAGTCTGGAAGGATGTggaggggacagaggaagggCAACAGGACAACCATGTGCTGAACACAGAGGCAGGCAGAGATAAGGCATGCTGGGTGAGGGTCCTGGACCTAAAGCCAGTGCAAGGCAGAGTGAAGCCCGGAAGCAGGGAATCAAGCTGTCTGGGTAGACAAACTGGGTGGGATGGAGGTCCAAAGATGGAGGGCCCACAAAGGGCCACACCCCACGACCCCTCCACCCTCCTGCTCGCTGGGTGCTGGTGGGCCCTCTCTGCCCACTCACCAGGGCCTGTTGACTCTGGGCTTCCTTTCGCCAGGGCCGCCAGCTCTTCCCCATCATCTGGATGGGAGGTCAGGTTGGGTCTGGGGGAATCTGAAGGGAGAGAAAAGCATTGTCACCAACCAGATGACAGCAGCATGGAGGGTCATCCAGCCACTGAGTGGGAACTTCCCAGCTCTCCTGACTATTCAGCACCTTATCCAGCGCACGGCTCCCAAGGACCAGATGCAGCACTGGGTGACTCCAGGAACGCCTGCCCTACAGGGTTCCCAGTCCAGTGGAGGAGAGGGACCTGGACAGTCACAATCCAGAATGATCAGAGCTGTGACAACTGGGCCTGGGAACACAAAGGATCTGTAACAGCTCTTGAGGAATGAGCAGAGTGGCCAGGGAGAGGCAGGTACTTCCTTGGTCAtctgagattcattcattcacccatggACCACACACGGCCAGAGGCCTCCGTGGGCTAGGCCCCGTGAAGTGTGTTGGGGTCCCAGAGCTCAATCCCGCACTCTACCCCCCTGCAAACTTTCTCAAGGAAGGGAGCACAGAGTTGTAATCCCTGGGGAAATGTGCTACAGTGGGGAGAAAGCCACTGCTAACTTCAAAGATGAGAGGTCATGAGCCCAGCAAGTAGGCTTCATCTTTTAGCTGAAAGAGGGCAAGGAAAGAGATTCTCCCctacagcctccagaaggaaccagccatgCCCACACCTGGATTTCAGCCAAGGCAGACCCACTTCAAACTTCTGAcctccatggggcttccctggtggcgcagtggttaagaatccgcctgccaatgcaggggacacaggttcgagccctggtctgggaagatcccacatgccacggagcaactaagcccgtgcgccacaactactgagcctgcgctttagagcccgcaaggcacaactactgagcctgcgtgccacaactactgaagcccacgcacctagagcccgtactctgcaacaagagaagccactgcagtgagaaggccgcgcaccacaacgaagagtagccccactcgctgcaactagagaaagcccgtgctcagcaatgaagacccaactcagccaaaaataaaataaaacaaataaattaaaaacaaccacaaaaaacaaaaaacttctgacctccagaaccatCAGTCAGTGTGTGCTGTTTTCAGCCACATTTGTGGCATCTGCAAGAGCGCCATAGCAAACGATTACGCCACtcatatatatagacacacaaacGTGTGCCAGGGAGTCAAGGGAAACACATTTCTACCATGGATTGCAATTTAAAAATTGCAGACACTGAGATTTGACCTCCTACAAGCTGCTTCTGTAGCGTACATTGAGCAGTTTAGAGAAAATCTGCCCCAATGCaataaaattacatgaaatgATATTTTTCAGTGTGtaatcctttttttcctttttaaaaatcttttggaataaattattttttctgcttttggaaaagaaagaagcaaggaactTGAGAAGGGGAAATGAGCTGATCAGGATGAGGTGACATGGACGAAGAGCAGCACAGGCTCCACCTAGTGTCTCAGCCCTGCCGCTCCCTCCCTGGGTGACACTGCTGTTCACAGCCCAGGGAGAACGGTTAGCGCCGCAGGCTGCCTGCTCTCCTTGGAAAGGCCTGCTCGCAAGGCTGGCCCTTGGCTGGTGTCTGGGAACCTGGATTTCGGGAGTGGGGGGTTCCAGCATTCCCTAACCAATAAGAGGGGCTCCCTGTGCCCAAATGCCTGCTTCCCTTCGGGGAGTCTAGGATTTGGGTATGTGGCAGGCAGAGGGTGCCTATGCGACCAGCCCCCGGTAAAGAACCTGGGTGCTGGGTCTCTAATGAGCATCCTCGTAGACATTTCATATGTGTTGGCGCACCTGGTCGCTGGGGGAATTAAGCAATGGCCGTGAGTAGGACCATTCGCTGAGTCCCAAGAGTCCTCCTAGTCAATCACCAAATGTCGGGGTGCTCCTGGGGACTCCCACAGAGCTGGGAAGGTGAATTCCCCTCTCTGAATCTCGATTTCAGGAGGATCAAGAAAACAGAGAGCCAGACTTCCTTGCACGGTGACTGGAAGATGGGAGGAGAGGACTGTAAGCGCTTGCCCAGCACAAGACCCAGCTCCTGACACAGCGGCTCTTGCTGCTCACTCATCTATTCGTTGAGCCCCCAAAGCGGGTACTGTCCGTTCCGGACACGGGGGCTCCACCAGGGAGCAGCACGAGTCCCTGTCCGCAGGAAGTTCCCATCCTAGCAGAGGGAGACAGACCATAAAATGAGCGGTCAGAACATGAAGGAGCAGTGGGCAAGCCGGGCAGGGGAAAAGCAGGGAGTGCTCATGGGGTTGCAGTTTGTCTTAAAAAGGGGAAGccccatggtggtgcagtggttaagaatccgcctgccaaagtgGGATCCCAATGtcggctcttcccggaccagggatcgaacctggtccgggaagatcccacatgccacggagcaactgagcctgtgcgccacaaccactgagcccgcgagacacaactactgagcccacgtgccacaactactgaagcccacgcacctagaacccatgctctgcaacaagagaagtcaccacgatgagaagcctgtacagcgcaacaaagagtagcccccactcgccgcaactagagaaagccctcgcatagcaacaaagtcccaacacagccagaaataattttttttttttttaagggaaaaaagaaaaaaggggaagcCCTGAgtcagggaggggacagagaacagcaaatgcaaagatcCCTAAGTGTCAGCTGGAGGAATTCTTCTACTATGATAACAGGaaaggcaggggccagatcagggtttctcaacctgggCACTACTGCCATTTGGGGTCGGATAATCCCTGCATTCTGGGATATGTGGCAGCACCTCTGGGTTCCACCTACTGGATTCCAGGAGCACACCCACCACTGCCAACTGGTGACAATCAAAAAGGTCGCCAGGCGTTGCCAATGTTGCAGAATCGGCCAGCTGAGTACGCTGGTCTGAGGCGCTCAGGAGGCACGGGCCCCTTCCATGGGTGACAAGAGAGCCACGGGTGATCACCGAGCAGGGCAGTGACAGACCCCTGGGGCTGAGGTGGACACTCACTCAGCAGGAAGAGGTTCTGGTAGTTGTCCAGTGCTGTGTCCCAGAACAGGTCCCCCTGGTCCAGCCCCAGCTGCTCCCAGTCCTCCAAGGTGAAGTCCATGGCTACGTCCTCGAGGGTCGCAAATTCCTGGAATGCAACACACTGTCAGTGATGACTGCGGggctggggtcagggaggggccAACGGCTTACTCagcacccccagccccccatgCCCCAGGCCTTTGGCAAAAGTCGTCTTGTGAGAACCTTCAGATGCAAGACACTGGGCATCCCCGTATTTTCTAGGAAAGGACAGGAGTCTTGAAGAGGAGACGTGAGGTTCCttcaaggtcacagaggtggGTCTGCCTGATCTTGACATCCATCtaccttggcttttgtttttttcagtgtttgttcaagattttaagtttttttaattaaaaaaaattttttttaattatagttgatttacaatgttatgttaatttctgctgtacagcaaagtgattcagttatacatatacattctttttcacattcttttcccttacggtttatcacaggatactgaatatagttccctgtagggccttgttgtttatccattctatatataatagtttgcatctgctaatcccaaactcccaatccttccctcccccaccccctcccacttggcaaccacaagtctgttctgtgtctgtgagcctgtttctgtttcatttactcATTCCACAAACACcttgaggaacttccctggtggcgcagtggataagactccgcactcccagtgcagggggcccaggttccatccctggtcagggaactagatcccacatgcgtgccacaactaaggagctgccAAGCAGCAGCTAAGGAGCCCATCTGCCACAACTCAGACCCAgcgcaaacaaataaatattaaaatacaaacaaacaaacaaaaaacatcttgAGGCTTCCTGTGTGCCAAACCGGTGATGGTCCCTGGGGACCCAGAGATGAGTCCCAATCAGTACTTGTACCCATGGAGCGCCAAGTCTGGTGGGGCTGACAGATATAGTCAGGGACACCCCATCCGGGTGGATTTGTGCTACAGCTGAGGCAGCAGGGGTGATATGGGAGACCAGAGCGGGGAGGAGCTGACGCTGCCCAGGGAAAGTGGGGGGAatgagctgggtcttgaaggtTGTGGAAGACTCACCAGCCAGAGATGGTGGGCGGGGTATAttctagcagagggaggagcctgACCAAAGGCGGGAAGCTGGAAAGTACAGAGTAACATTTTACCACCAGGCCAAGGAGGGAGTACGGCGTGTGTGGGGACACGGAGAAGACAGTGTGGAGGGGGGCAGGACCCAGGTCACGCAGGGATGGGCTCAGAAACCTGGATTTTATCCTATAGGCAATAAGGATTCCTGGAAGGATACTGAGCAGGAGAGCGACAGTGTGAGGGCTTTTCTTTAAGAAGATCgagctgggggacttccctggtggtgcagtggttaagaatccacctgccaatgcaggggacacgggttcaagccctggtctgggaagatcccacatgccgcggagcccgcaagccccaactactgaagcctgcgcacctagagcccatgctctgcaacaaagaaaagccaccgcaatgagaaggccgcgcaccgcatcgaagagtagcccccgctcgctgcaactagagaaagcctgcgcacagcaacgaagacccaacgcagccaaaaataaataaattaattaatttttaaaaaaaagatcgaGTTGGGGACCATGATAAGACAGTGAGCCAGAACAAGGCAGGCCAGCTGTGCAGCCTTTGGGGATGATGGGTTAGGATAGGGAGGGACCCTTGACTCACCTCAGTCATAGCCAATGCGGGCCCAGCAGCCGAGTCCTCCATTAAGCTCCCCCTCCTGGGAGAAAGTGTCCCTTCCTCCTAGGGCTGACTCTGGCCACGCTGGAGGAGCCCCCAAAACTTCCAGAAGCAGGAGGAGGAGTCAGAACATAAGTCTCCCTGCAGGAACCACAACAATTCTATTTACTGAAACCACCCAGCCCCACGTTCCTCCTGTGCTTCAGAGCCCTCAAGGCCACTTCACAACCCTTCTTGGCACTCACAGTCAGTAAATACAGCCAGTAAATACCCACTTGGGAGAGGTGGAGATTCAGATCTATCACCTTGGCGGAACCTTCTGTCTTGCTCCCCACTgtgtgcacagtgcctggcacacagtagggatttttaaaatatttgttgacagaACACATGTGTCTCTAACTGAACCCCTGGGACGATGCTTCTGATATTTCTGATTCTCATCTCTAAGACTTGAGTCCAGGTGAGCCTCCAAGACTGTTGATGTttcttcaacctttttttttaaaccatgaccCACAGTAACACAGACAATATATACCATGACTACTCATTTGCATACATAACTGAACAAAAGCTTCATGAAACAATACTTCATCTTACAAAGTAGGATGGACTGGGATGTTTACCAttctggttgtttttattttacttcattaaaaaaaattatggtcaCTGCCCCCCGAGTTATTTTCATCACCCATAGTATGCAAAACACTGTACCACTGGTGTGGCCACTGTGTATTTCCTAAGTAGCATATACCTGTGGGGTGTCAAAAGCATTCCATATCATGAATCAGCAACGACA
Coding sequences within it:
- the ZNF473 gene encoding zinc finger protein 473 yields the protein MEDSAAGPALAMTEEFATLEDVAMDFTLEDWEQLGLDQGDLFWDTALDNYQNLFLLNSPRPNLTSHPDDGEELAALAKGSPESTGPDTAEAKTSPLPQDFLDEGIFQEITEMFSKDGLWNSHLEEAYIDQSWLDSLLGDPESLLKSDIVTSKESPTECKSHELESHKLKRGLGPKSLPFPGAGSVTPDLPERSLTPAKSQESGKDFGCYSDQSQQDNIQGGEKPYKCGQCEKSFSQSYHLIQHWILHTREDPTVPQENEKDVNQSSCLFVQPVSHTGSKSYVGNKCGKTSSQNTYLLWHQNIHSEEEPCKSQDSDGPAGQDSQPVECHKPPPGGKSDKCNEYGESFSQTFHLTRYQKTHTRKLYECARCKAIFNFNKYLLQHQKIHAAEKTAVCQECGKAFRRSSLLVKHQSVHTGEKPYKCDECGKRFSHILTLKTHQRVHRGEKPYECNTCGKAFYRNTHLNEHQRVHTGYRPHKCHQCIKSFTRPSHLNRHLSIHAIEKPYSCAECKETFSHNEHLVQHQKIHAVETPYECQECGERFICHSTLTCHQSIHTREKQGLDESRKILNENPEHREPPRVSEKRFKCNKCEKTFSCSKYLTQHERIHARVKPFECNQCGKAFSQSSQLIRHQRIHSGVRPYECRDCGKAFVHSASLAKHQSTHKSEHPFQCNKSGKTFSQSACLSEHQLIQTAEEPFKPNKCDEVFAYSNHLVQHQGTQAGKKPFEQNECGKTSQQSSCLSKHQRIHTGEKPYECGDCGKTFNLGAQLIRHRRIHTGEKPYVCQECGKAFSQSSCFSKHQRVHTGEKPYECGDCGKTFSLGAALIRHRRIHTGEKPYVCQECGKAFNQSSCLSKHQRVHSGEKPFVCAECGKAFTQKANLMQHQRTHTGEKPYACDVCGKAFGLRAHLSQHQRIHTKEKPHQCPHCQKALCCCLGLSRHQ